A portion of the Streptomyces sp. NBC_00376 genome contains these proteins:
- a CDS encoding YiaA/YiaB family inner membrane protein: MSETAQVKQQGTAAFYGQAVASFGVAMGAVALGIYFLDADAWVRGFLAIGVLYLVTSCFTLAKVIRDRQEEGRIASRVDQARLEKILAEHDPFQKL; encoded by the coding sequence CAGGTCAAGCAGCAGGGCACCGCGGCCTTCTACGGCCAGGCCGTCGCCTCCTTCGGGGTGGCGATGGGCGCGGTGGCCCTCGGTATCTACTTCCTGGACGCCGATGCCTGGGTGCGCGGCTTCCTCGCGATCGGCGTCCTCTACCTCGTCACCTCCTGCTTCACCCTGGCCAAGGTCATCCGTGACCGCCAGGAAGAGGGCCGGATCGCCAGCCGGGTCGACCAGGCCCGGCTGGAGAAGATCCTCGCCGAGCACGACCCCTTCCAGAAGCTCTGA
- a CDS encoding TetR/AcrR family transcriptional regulator — protein MSTAEETDGDSAPWAEVTPEAARRLLVAAVDAFAERGYHATTTRDIAGRAGMSPAALYIHYKTKEELLHRISRIGHDRALFVLEAAADSGGTAAERLAEAVRSFVRWHAERHTTARVVQYELDALGEEHRTEIVELRRRSDAVVRRIIGEGVQAGEFDVPDVPGTTLAVLSLCIDVARWFNEQGSRTPDEVGELYADLVLRMVAAKR, from the coding sequence ATGAGCACGGCGGAGGAGACCGACGGCGACAGTGCGCCGTGGGCCGAGGTGACGCCCGAGGCGGCCAGGCGGCTGCTCGTCGCCGCCGTCGACGCCTTCGCCGAGCGCGGGTACCACGCCACCACCACCCGCGACATCGCGGGCCGGGCGGGGATGAGTCCCGCCGCGCTCTACATCCACTACAAGACGAAGGAAGAACTGCTCCACCGGATCAGCCGGATCGGTCACGACCGAGCCCTGTTCGTCCTGGAGGCGGCCGCCGACAGCGGGGGCACGGCGGCCGAGCGGCTGGCCGAGGCCGTACGGTCCTTCGTCCGCTGGCACGCCGAGCGTCACACCACCGCCCGCGTGGTCCAGTACGAACTCGACGCCCTCGGCGAGGAGCACCGCACCGAGATCGTCGAACTGCGGCGCAGGAGCGACGCGGTGGTGCGCCGGATCATCGGCGAGGGCGTGCAGGCGGGGGAGTTCGACGTTCCCGACGTGCCGGGCACCACGCTCGCCGTGCTCTCGCTCTGCATCGACGTGGCGCGCTGGTTCAACGAGCAGGGCAGCCGGACGCCGGACGAGGTCGGCGAACTCTACGCCGACCTCGTGCTGCGCATGGTCGCGGCCAAGCGGTAG
- a CDS encoding MaoC family dehydratase — MAEPRIFTSAQELSDGVGEQLGHSDWLEIDQKRIDLFADATGDHQWIHVDPERAAAGPFGATIAHGYLTLSLLPTLVPQIMRVEGMKMGINYGTNKVRFPSTVPVGSRLRASAVLKSVEEAGGGVQVTAVVTVEREGGDKPVCVAESVSRYYF; from the coding sequence ATGGCAGAGCCGAGGATCTTCACGTCCGCGCAGGAACTGAGCGACGGAGTGGGCGAGCAGCTGGGGCACAGCGACTGGCTGGAGATCGACCAGAAGAGGATCGACCTCTTCGCCGACGCCACCGGTGACCACCAGTGGATCCACGTGGACCCGGAGCGGGCCGCCGCCGGGCCTTTCGGCGCGACGATCGCGCACGGCTATCTCACGCTCTCGCTGCTGCCGACGCTCGTACCGCAGATCATGCGGGTCGAGGGCATGAAGATGGGCATCAACTACGGGACGAACAAGGTCCGTTTCCCTTCCACCGTGCCGGTGGGCTCGCGGCTGCGCGCGTCGGCCGTCCTGAAGAGCGTCGAGGAGGCGGGGGGCGGCGTGCAGGTCACTGCCGTCGTCACGGTCGAGCGCGAGGGCGGCGACAAGCCGGTGTGCGTGGCCGAGTCGGTGTCCCGCTACTACTTCTGA
- the soxR gene encoding redox-sensitive transcriptional activator SoxR, with translation MPQIPQTLHELTVGQLSARSGAAVSALHFYEAKGLISSRRTSGNQRRYTRDALRRVAFIRAAQRVGIPLATIRDALAELPEERTPNREDWARLSAAWRSELDDRIARLGRLRDHLTDCIGCGCLSLENCVLSNPDDVSGQRMSGSRLMPERPPAGHP, from the coding sequence GTGCCCCAGATCCCACAGACGCTCCATGAGCTCACGGTCGGACAGCTCTCCGCGCGCAGCGGCGCCGCTGTCTCGGCCCTGCATTTCTACGAGGCCAAGGGCCTGATCAGCAGCCGCCGCACCAGCGGCAACCAGCGCCGCTACACCAGGGACGCGCTGCGCAGGGTGGCGTTCATCCGCGCGGCGCAGCGGGTCGGCATCCCGCTCGCCACCATCCGGGACGCCCTCGCCGAACTCCCCGAGGAGCGCACCCCGAACCGCGAGGACTGGGCACGGCTCTCCGCGGCCTGGCGCTCCGAACTCGACGACCGCATCGCGCGGTTGGGGCGCCTGCGGGACCACCTCACCGACTGCATCGGCTGTGGCTGCCTGTCGCTGGAGAACTGCGTGCTCTCCAATCCCGACGACGTCTCCGGCCAGCGGATGAGCGGCTCCCGCCTGATGCCGGAGCGCCCGCCGGCCGGGCACCCGTAG